The following nucleotide sequence is from Candidatus Nitrosotenuis uzonensis.
TACAACGCAACGAGCAAAGACAGCAATCGTCTCAAGCTTGGAGGAATCAAGTAGCGCGTTAGAGATAGCCGGCAAAGTCACAGGATCGGGTCATGTTACTGGTGGTAAACTAAACGTCACAGCAGTACCAGTCAAACTGGCATCTGGTGGTTCATCAGTAAACCTCAACTCGGGTACATTGGCAATCAAATACTACAGTAACACAGTCCAATATGATAACATCTATGCAGGAATACTGACAAACGGCATATACACTAACCTCACAAGTGCTATGACAGCTGCTAAAGCTGCTGGTTGGATTTCACAAAATCCAGTAACCGAAAACAATCCAAATGCAACAAAAGCTATCATCTACTTTGGCGTAAACAGGAACAACAACGCAATCTTGGACCAAGGCGAACACGCAACAATTGCAATCGCATATGCCAACAATGAAAGGCCTCAGGCGCTTGATACAATAAAGGCTGAAGTAATCGTACCGACAGGCTCACCTCTTACAATTGAGAGGCTGATTCCAAACATAACAACCTCAGTAGTAGATCTAGGATAAAATCCTGATTTCACTTCTTTTTTATTCAAATACCACTGTTCAGTTTGAACAAAC
It contains:
- a CDS encoding flagellin, translating into TTQRAKTAIVSSLEESSSALEIAGKVTGSGHVTGGKLNVTAVPVKLASGGSSVNLNSGTLAIKYYSNTVQYDNIYAGILTNGIYTNLTSAMTAAKAAGWISQNPVTENNPNATKAIIYFGVNRNNNAILDQGEHATIAIAYANNERPQALDTIKAEVIVPTGSPLTIERLIPNITTSVVDLG